One genomic segment of Planctomycetia bacterium includes these proteins:
- the asnS gene encoding asparagine--tRNA ligase yields the protein MEKVPAKISVAEARKAAAVGREVLLEGWIRTRRDSKGGFSFLELNDGSSQGNVQIIADATLPNYEDVIKHLAAGYSVGVEGLVKASQGKGQETEIGATKVTLYGTADVETYPLQKKQHSFEFLRTIAHLRPRTNTFGAIARVRNCVSRSIHDFFQEQGFLYVHTPIITASDCEGAGSMFRVSTLDPERLPRLPASAGGKVDYKQDFFERPTYLTVSGQLQGETLACALGKVYTFGPTFRAENSNTTRHLAEFWMIEPEMAFFDLQDNMRLAEAFLKRIFRDVLARCGEDLKFFAERIDKTAIETLEKIVAADFVRCSYTEAVDILIASGKKFEFPVSWGCDLQAEHERYLTEEKFQAPTILYDYPRTLKPFYMRVNDDGKTVRAMDILVPKVGEIIGGSQREERLDVLEQRMAEQGLHAEQYSWYIDLRRYGTVPHAGFGLGLERVVQFITGMANIRDVIPYPRTPGNAEY from the coding sequence ATGGAAAAGGTCCCAGCGAAGATCAGCGTAGCCGAAGCTCGCAAGGCGGCCGCCGTCGGACGCGAGGTGTTGCTCGAAGGCTGGATCCGCACGCGCCGCGACTCAAAGGGAGGTTTCAGCTTCCTCGAGCTCAACGACGGCTCGAGCCAAGGCAACGTGCAGATCATCGCCGATGCGACGTTGCCGAACTACGAAGACGTGATCAAGCATCTCGCGGCCGGCTACAGCGTCGGCGTCGAAGGCTTGGTGAAGGCATCGCAAGGGAAAGGCCAAGAGACGGAGATCGGGGCGACGAAAGTCACGCTCTACGGAACGGCCGACGTCGAGACCTATCCGCTGCAAAAGAAACAACATTCGTTCGAGTTTCTTCGGACGATCGCCCACCTGCGCCCGCGCACGAACACGTTCGGCGCGATCGCGCGCGTGCGGAATTGCGTGAGCCGTTCGATTCACGACTTCTTTCAAGAGCAAGGTTTCCTCTACGTCCATACGCCGATCATCACCGCCAGCGATTGCGAAGGGGCCGGCTCGATGTTCCGCGTGTCGACTCTTGATCCCGAGCGGTTGCCGCGGCTCCCTGCGAGCGCGGGGGGCAAGGTCGACTACAAGCAAGACTTCTTCGAGCGGCCGACCTACCTCACGGTAAGCGGTCAGCTGCAAGGAGAAACGCTGGCCTGCGCGCTCGGCAAGGTCTATACCTTCGGTCCGACGTTCCGTGCCGAGAACTCGAACACCACGCGACACTTGGCCGAGTTTTGGATGATCGAGCCGGAGATGGCGTTCTTCGATCTGCAAGACAACATGCGGCTGGCCGAAGCGTTTCTCAAGCGCATCTTCCGCGACGTGCTCGCCCGCTGCGGCGAAGACCTCAAGTTCTTCGCCGAGCGCATCGACAAGACCGCGATCGAAACGCTCGAGAAGATCGTGGCGGCGGATTTCGTCCGCTGCTCGTACACGGAAGCGGTCGACATTCTCATCGCCAGCGGCAAGAAGTTCGAGTTCCCGGTCAGCTGGGGCTGCGACCTCCAGGCCGAGCACGAACGCTACCTGACCGAAGAGAAATTCCAAGCTCCGACGATTCTCTACGATTATCCCCGCACGCTGAAGCCGTTCTACATGCGCGTCAACGACGACGGCAAGACGGTGCGCGCGATGGACATCCTCGTGCCGAAAGTCGGCGAGATCATCGGCGGCAGCCAGCGCGAAGAACGCTTAGACGTGCTCGAACAACGAATGGCCGAGCAAGGCCTGCACGCCGAACAGTATTCTTGGTACATCGACCTGCGCCGCTACGGCACCGTGCCGCACGCCGGCTTCGGCCTCGGTCTCGAGCGGGTCGTGCAGTTCATCACCGGCATGGCGAACATTCGAGACGTAATCCCGTATCCACGCACGCCGGGGAACGCCGAGTATTAA
- a CDS encoding FAD-dependent oxidoreductase: protein MPLTWKFRSGVFVLAEKVVIIGSGPAGWSAAIYAARANLEPLLYEGTPQAEMIPLGQLAYTTEVENYPGFPVGNVRAFIESAVDEDRHYNLPPPPKGHEKNGAPHYAVQGVELVELMKQQAINFGTRVVGDDIVDVDFSSRPYKLHTGEKTVVEAHAIIIATGARANYIGLPSEETYKNRGVSACAVCDGALPRFRKKELVVVGGGDSAVEEANYLTNFASKVYLVHRRDKLRASKIMAERALANAKIELTWNSAVVECQGNDKEGLTSVTLQSTLDGSTRNLPAAGMFVAIGHTPNTAFLHGKLTTNEKGYLKLTVPFRTNTSVEGVFAAGDVADDYYRQAITSAGSGCMAALDAERWLAAHE, encoded by the coding sequence ATGCCGCTCACCTGGAAATTTCGATCGGGAGTATTCGTCTTGGCAGAAAAAGTCGTCATCATCGGGAGTGGGCCCGCCGGTTGGTCGGCCGCCATCTACGCAGCCCGCGCGAACCTCGAGCCGCTGCTGTACGAGGGGACGCCGCAAGCCGAGATGATCCCGCTCGGGCAGTTGGCCTATACGACGGAAGTGGAAAACTATCCCGGCTTTCCGGTCGGCAACGTGCGCGCGTTTATCGAGAGCGCCGTCGACGAGGACCGCCACTACAACTTGCCGCCCCCGCCTAAGGGCCACGAAAAGAACGGCGCGCCGCATTATGCCGTGCAGGGGGTCGAGCTCGTCGAGTTGATGAAGCAGCAAGCGATCAACTTCGGCACGCGCGTCGTCGGCGACGACATCGTCGACGTCGATTTTTCGTCGCGGCCGTATAAGCTGCATACCGGTGAGAAGACCGTCGTCGAAGCCCATGCGATCATCATCGCCACCGGGGCCCGCGCGAATTACATCGGTCTGCCGTCGGAAGAGACGTATAAGAACCGGGGCGTCAGCGCGTGTGCGGTTTGCGATGGGGCGCTCCCTCGCTTTCGCAAAAAGGAGCTCGTGGTCGTCGGCGGCGGAGACTCGGCCGTCGAAGAAGCGAACTACCTCACCAACTTCGCCTCGAAAGTCTATTTGGTGCATCGCCGCGATAAACTTCGCGCGAGCAAGATCATGGCCGAGCGCGCCTTGGCGAACGCGAAGATCGAGCTCACGTGGAACAGCGCCGTCGTCGAGTGCCAAGGGAACGACAAGGAAGGGCTCACCTCGGTGACGCTCCAGAGCACGCTCGACGGCTCGACGCGCAACCTCCCGGCGGCCGGCATGTTCGTCGCCATCGGGCACACCCCGAACACCGCCTTCCTTCACGGCAAGCTAACGACCAACGAGAAGGGCTACCTCAAGCTCACGGTGCCGTTCCGAACAAACACGAGCGTCGAAGGGGTGTTCGCCGCCGGCGACGTGGCCGACGACTACTATCGCCAAGCGATCACATCGGCCGGTAGCGGCTGCATGGCGGCGCTCGATGCCGAACGCTGGCTTGCGGCTCACGAGTAA
- a CDS encoding iron-sulfur cluster-binding protein, translating to MSTTDFTRQTHHEFLTASSQALVDANLQLSLANVGDTLAKRNREAWETFPQSAPLRELARQIKDATLADLAGHLETLEASVRERGGEVHYAGDGDDACRIVTDILRSRGAKRVVKSKSMTTEEIHLNDALEAAGIEPIETDLGEYIVQLSKQRPSHLVAPALHLRMPEIHQLLSTDAGETLPNTPEDLCAYARTRLRDAFATADAGITGANFAVAETGTIVLISNEGNARLTVTMPKLHIAILGIEKVIPKLADLPIFLKVLARAATGQKLSIYTTLANGPRKPDELEGPDEFHVVLLDNGRTRILEGPLRESLFCIRCGACLNVCPIYRNIGGHAYGGTYSGPIGAVLTPLYDGLTNNRHLPHASSLCGACQAACPVKIAIPEMLIQLRDQLHKEPGEMHWAEAQAYGLWARSMRSPRLYRFLTWLATRTVGRVLPSGWLKKLPGPLHGWTKNRDFPAPARERFRDWWSREGME from the coding sequence ATGTCGACAACTGATTTCACGCGTCAAACGCACCACGAATTTCTCACGGCCTCGTCGCAGGCCTTGGTCGACGCGAACCTGCAATTGTCGTTGGCAAACGTCGGCGACACGCTTGCCAAGCGAAACCGAGAAGCTTGGGAGACCTTTCCCCAAAGTGCTCCCCTGCGAGAACTGGCTCGGCAAATCAAAGACGCGACCCTGGCCGACCTTGCCGGCCATCTCGAAACGCTCGAGGCGAGCGTGCGCGAGCGCGGGGGAGAGGTCCACTATGCCGGCGACGGGGACGACGCGTGCCGCATCGTGACCGATATTCTGCGCAGTCGCGGAGCGAAGCGGGTCGTCAAAAGCAAGTCGATGACGACCGAAGAAATTCATCTGAACGACGCCCTCGAAGCGGCCGGCATCGAGCCGATCGAAACCGACTTGGGCGAATACATCGTGCAGTTGTCGAAGCAACGGCCGTCGCATCTCGTGGCCCCGGCGTTGCACTTGCGCATGCCGGAGATTCACCAACTGCTCTCGACCGACGCCGGCGAAACCTTGCCGAACACGCCGGAAGACCTGTGCGCCTACGCTCGCACTCGCTTGCGAGATGCTTTCGCCACGGCCGATGCGGGCATTACCGGCGCCAACTTCGCCGTCGCCGAAACCGGCACGATCGTGCTGATCTCGAACGAAGGGAACGCGCGGCTCACCGTCACGATGCCGAAGCTGCACATCGCGATTCTCGGCATCGAGAAAGTGATTCCGAAGCTCGCCGACTTGCCGATCTTCTTAAAGGTCCTCGCGCGGGCCGCGACCGGACAGAAGCTGTCCATTTATACGACGCTCGCCAACGGCCCGCGCAAGCCCGACGAACTCGAAGGCCCCGACGAGTTCCATGTCGTGCTGTTGGATAACGGGCGCACGCGCATCCTCGAAGGGCCGTTGCGCGAGAGCCTGTTTTGCATTCGTTGCGGGGCGTGCTTGAACGTCTGCCCGATCTATCGCAACATCGGCGGCCATGCCTACGGCGGCACGTATTCCGGCCCGATCGGCGCGGTGCTGACGCCGCTCTACGACGGGCTGACGAACAACCGCCACTTGCCGCACGCTTCGAGTCTGTGCGGCGCATGCCAAGCGGCTTGTCCGGTGAAGATCGCGATCCCCGAGATGCTCATCCAACTCCGCGACCAACTCCACAAAGAACCGGGCGAGATGCACTGGGCCGAAGCGCAAGCCTACGGCCTCTGGGCCCGGAGCATGCGCAGCCCGCGACTGTATCGCTTCCTCACTTGGCTGGCGACGCGCACCGTCGGCCGAGTCCTGCCGAGCGGCTGGCTGAAGAAATTGCCCGGCCCGTTGCACGGCTGGACGAAGAACCGCGACTTTCCGGCTCCGGCCCGCGAGCGCTTCCGCGATTGGTGGAGCAGGGAGGGGATGGAATGA
- the carA gene encoding glutamine-hydrolyzing carbamoyl-phosphate synthase small subunit yields the protein MSQVAKLALEDGTVYTGYSFGADGEVDGEVCFNTSMTGYQEILTDPSYRGQIVTMTYPQIGNYGVNDEDLESPKPHLSGFIVKELSGRVSNFRASDDLSSYLKKHNVLGIEGIDTRALVRRIRTTGAMKGILSTRDLDDRSLVAKAKASPGLNGRDLVREVMPEQARKWSEDLSPWMTLDANRMSTADEAGKPHIVALDYGMKWNIPRYLLNEGFRVTILPGTATSADVLGAKPDGVFLSNGPGDPEPLRYAVETIQGVLGKKPIFGICLGHQLLSLACGAKTFKLKFGHRGANQPVMNLQNGVVEITSQNHGFAVDEDTLPSELEVTHRNLNDDTIEGLRHKSAPAFCVQYHPEASAGPHDSSYLFKSFRKLIES from the coding sequence GTCTCAAGTTGCCAAGCTCGCTTTGGAAGACGGTACCGTTTACACCGGTTACTCGTTCGGTGCCGATGGGGAAGTCGATGGTGAAGTTTGCTTCAACACCTCGATGACCGGCTACCAGGAGATCTTGACCGATCCGAGTTATCGCGGACAAATCGTCACGATGACGTATCCGCAAATCGGCAACTACGGCGTCAACGACGAAGACCTCGAAAGTCCGAAGCCGCATCTGTCGGGCTTCATCGTGAAGGAGCTCAGCGGCCGGGTCAGCAACTTTCGCGCCAGCGACGATCTCAGCTCGTACCTCAAGAAGCATAACGTGCTCGGTATCGAAGGGATCGACACGCGCGCACTGGTGCGCCGCATCCGGACGACCGGCGCGATGAAGGGGATTCTGTCGACGCGCGATCTCGACGATCGGAGCTTGGTGGCGAAGGCGAAAGCCTCGCCGGGGCTCAACGGACGAGACTTGGTGCGCGAAGTGATGCCGGAGCAAGCGCGGAAGTGGAGCGAAGACCTCAGCCCTTGGATGACGCTCGACGCCAACCGGATGTCGACGGCCGACGAAGCCGGCAAGCCGCATATCGTGGCGCTCGACTACGGCATGAAATGGAATATCCCGCGTTACCTGTTGAACGAAGGGTTTCGCGTTACGATCTTGCCCGGCACGGCGACGAGCGCGGATGTCTTAGGGGCGAAGCCCGACGGCGTGTTTCTTTCCAATGGACCCGGCGATCCGGAACCGCTCCGCTATGCCGTTGAAACGATTCAGGGGGTGCTGGGGAAGAAGCCGATCTTCGGTATTTGCCTCGGTCATCAGTTGCTGTCGCTGGCCTGCGGCGCGAAGACGTTTAAGCTCAAGTTCGGGCATCGAGGCGCCAACCAGCCGGTGATGAACCTGCAGAACGGCGTCGTCGAGATCACGTCGCAAAACCACGGGTTCGCGGTCGACGAAGACACCTTGCCGAGCGAACTCGAAGTGACGCATCGCAACTTGAACGACGACACGATCGAAGGGCTCCGCCACAAATCGGCCCCGGCGTTCTGCGTGCAGTACCATCCGGAAGCGTCGGCCGGTCCGCACGACAGCAGCTACCTGTTCAAGTCGTTTCGCAAATTGATCGAGAGCTAA
- a CDS encoding lactate utilization protein has translation MNREAFLARVREAATSGLRYRVHADPTVTRAMGYSTIEEDLVARFTAEVAKVGGRPVVVPSMEAARREAAQIFRIYEPRSALCWRHPVLDRFGLTDWLRTERVTQIDSALLAPQARAEQRRDMLAADIGITSCTFALAETGSLVMAHEFGNERVASLVPPVYLAIVSREQILADLFDAFDRLGERLAKRDWPSNVTLITGPSKTGDIESKLVVGVHGPGKWHVLVVDETAGEKPAPA, from the coding sequence ATGAATCGCGAAGCTTTTCTGGCTCGCGTGCGCGAAGCGGCGACCTCCGGTTTGCGCTACCGCGTACATGCCGACCCGACCGTAACGCGCGCGATGGGCTACAGCACCATTGAAGAAGATCTCGTTGCCAGGTTCACTGCGGAAGTTGCGAAGGTCGGCGGGCGGCCGGTCGTCGTGCCGTCGATGGAAGCGGCTCGTCGCGAGGCAGCGCAAATTTTTCGCATATACGAGCCCCGCAGCGCCCTCTGTTGGCGGCATCCGGTCCTCGACCGCTTCGGCCTCACAGACTGGCTGCGCACGGAGCGTGTGACGCAGATCGACTCGGCCTTGCTTGCGCCGCAGGCCCGTGCGGAGCAGCGCCGCGACATGCTCGCCGCCGATATCGGCATCACTTCCTGCACGTTCGCGCTCGCCGAAACCGGCTCGCTTGTCATGGCCCATGAGTTCGGCAACGAACGGGTGGCGAGCCTCGTGCCGCCGGTTTATCTCGCGATCGTGAGCCGCGAGCAGATCCTGGCCGATTTGTTCGACGCGTTCGACCGTCTCGGCGAACGGCTGGCAAAGCGCGACTGGCCGAGCAACGTCACACTGATCACGGGCCCGAGCAAAACCGGCGATATCGAGTCGAAACTCGTCGTCGGCGTGCATGGGCCGGGCAAGTGGCACGTCCTGGTCGTCGACGAGACGGCCGGCGAAAAACCTGCGCCGGCTTAA
- a CDS encoding class I SAM-dependent methyltransferase: MDELPKSEQEAWSRVTDRYGTREATLGARSTARLRNDPASLSITLARYKFLARLASKNRRILELGVWEPLGSRILAEFAAAYVGVDAEAPFAEEANRLFEPFAMQFRTDVVQEAAGYDLVVCLEFARALAAVGSPTTSPIAPFFDLVLRLLDDDGIVAVGINYDSDAGHSDSVRRAMDDRFAQVFEFRCYGESITVDCANQQEHSRTGYALLIGMLPRRAADRARRELTVEVTRSPDVVPSDEPIRFGRHLCHWLHQSPRRLLHSMAYYRFGAELIGPNRKVLDVGCGEGLGTWLLAQRNGAAVGLDFDAEAIEVAQGNFHDRRVRFACGDFFETPVEKYDALVNFDCIEHILPQNVDRFWSRITEHLADDGLAIVGTPSLASDAYANPTTRAGHVNLYSGDRLEAEMSQHFRQVFLFSANDETIHTGFRQLAHYYLGVGVGPIRRPTPRE; encoded by the coding sequence ATGGACGAATTGCCCAAGTCGGAACAGGAAGCATGGTCGCGCGTGACCGATCGCTACGGCACGCGCGAGGCGACGCTCGGCGCGCGCTCGACCGCACGCTTGCGGAACGATCCCGCGAGTTTATCGATTACGCTGGCGCGCTATAAGTTCTTGGCCCGACTGGCGAGCAAGAACCGGCGCATCTTAGAACTCGGCGTCTGGGAGCCGCTCGGGAGCCGCATTCTGGCCGAGTTTGCGGCTGCGTACGTCGGCGTCGATGCTGAGGCCCCATTTGCCGAGGAAGCGAATCGGCTGTTCGAGCCGTTTGCGATGCAGTTTCGCACGGACGTGGTTCAGGAAGCTGCCGGATACGACTTGGTCGTTTGCCTCGAGTTCGCCCGCGCTCTCGCGGCCGTGGGCTCCCCGACGACTTCGCCGATCGCCCCTTTTTTCGATCTTGTATTGCGGCTGCTCGACGACGACGGAATCGTTGCGGTCGGTATCAATTACGACTCGGACGCCGGGCATTCCGACTCCGTTCGCCGCGCGATGGACGACCGTTTCGCGCAGGTCTTCGAGTTTCGGTGCTACGGAGAATCGATCACGGTCGATTGTGCGAACCAGCAGGAACATTCCCGAACCGGTTACGCGCTCTTGATCGGCATGCTCCCGCGTCGGGCAGCCGATCGCGCTCGGCGGGAACTAACCGTCGAAGTGACACGTTCGCCGGATGTAGTTCCGTCAGACGAGCCGATTCGCTTCGGGCGGCATTTGTGTCATTGGTTGCATCAGAGTCCGCGGCGGCTGTTGCATTCGATGGCCTACTATCGGTTCGGGGCAGAATTGATCGGTCCGAACCGCAAGGTGCTCGACGTCGGTTGCGGCGAGGGCTTGGGAACATGGTTGCTCGCACAGCGAAACGGCGCTGCGGTCGGCCTCGACTTCGACGCCGAGGCAATCGAAGTCGCGCAGGGCAACTTCCACGATCGACGCGTTCGCTTCGCCTGCGGCGACTTCTTCGAAACTCCCGTCGAAAAGTACGACGCGCTGGTGAACTTCGACTGTATCGAACATATCTTGCCGCAGAACGTCGACCGATTTTGGAGTCGTATCACGGAGCATCTGGCCGACGACGGGCTGGCGATCGTCGGCACCCCGAGCCTCGCTTCGGATGCCTACGCGAACCCGACGACACGCGCAGGCCATGTGAACCTGTACTCGGGCGATCGCCTGGAAGCCGAAATGTCGCAGCACTTTCGCCAGGTCTTCTTGTTCTCCGCCAACGACGAAACCATTCACACGGGCTTTCGGCAACTGGCCCACTACTATCTCGGCGTCGGAGTCGGACCGATCCGTCGGCCGACGCCCCGCGAATGA